One Methylocaldum marinum DNA window includes the following coding sequences:
- a CDS encoding TauD/TfdA dioxygenase family protein: MNQPALKSKLSITEAAPGEIGAEVFGMDVTALTHGSPEWDMLRQLIYRNKLVVIREQFGLTEQEYVDFTRKLGRPQVYFQFHYHHPDFPEIFVSNNVNEDGKKLGVAGTGRYWHTDCAFEKKPLSFTSIYPLIFPQSARETSYIDMHRVYLELPDDLRRYVDGAMAVHEGQMRYKVQASDIDRSLRELLDRVNEEVPPVTHPAVIEHPVTGEKILYISSGFTTKLVGLSYEENQRVMQALFDFVERPEHIHTHYWEEGDLIVWDNRPLIHKASAVKPGEASRSYRIGIYDDLPFYMGLEK, from the coding sequence ATGAACCAACCAGCTTTGAAGTCGAAATTGTCGATCACCGAGGCGGCGCCGGGGGAAATCGGTGCCGAGGTGTTCGGAATGGACGTAACGGCACTGACCCACGGCTCGCCGGAGTGGGACATGCTCAGGCAACTGATCTATCGGAATAAACTGGTCGTCATCCGCGAGCAATTCGGGCTGACCGAACAGGAGTATGTCGACTTCACCCGGAAGCTCGGCCGGCCGCAGGTGTATTTTCAATTCCATTATCATCACCCCGATTTTCCCGAAATCTTCGTGTCCAACAATGTCAACGAAGACGGCAAGAAACTGGGTGTGGCGGGAACCGGCCGCTACTGGCATACGGATTGCGCCTTCGAGAAAAAGCCGCTGTCTTTCACGTCGATATACCCGCTGATTTTCCCGCAGTCCGCCCGCGAAACCTCGTACATCGACATGCATCGCGTCTACCTGGAATTGCCGGACGATTTGCGGCGCTACGTGGACGGTGCGATGGCCGTGCACGAAGGCCAGATGCGCTACAAGGTACAGGCCTCGGACATCGACCGTTCGCTGCGGGAACTGCTGGACCGCGTCAATGAAGAAGTGCCGCCGGTGACCCACCCGGCGGTGATCGAACATCCGGTGACGGGCGAAAAAATCCTCTATATCAGCAGCGGTTTCACGACCAAGCTGGTGGGGCTGTCCTATGAAGAGAATCAGCGGGTGATGCAGGCTTTGTTCGATTTCGTCGAACGGCCGGAGCACATACACACGCATTATTGGGAAGAAGGCGATCTGATTGTCTGGGACAACCGTCCCTTGATCCATAAAGCCTCCGCGGTCAAGCCCGGCGAAGCCAGCAGAAGCTATCGCATCGGCATATACGACGATTTGCCGTTTTATATGGGGTTGGAAAAATGA
- a CDS encoding FcoT family thioesterase: MSTAEISRPLEKIRISDIDDGFLRRVLKPYRSHTCYLKRSSFHQQDNLDVRGLVMNGEFAIAESCYIDDTGHFNAVEYNICYNQIAYVHLGHCIENGFIPELSDYDTEAFFEKQLSNFLIAKLESSFQTQLNAKHFYGTFGISSIKKTSRCTFIKTYCHFYDDGNGRSKGEVTLAVLAP, encoded by the coding sequence ATGAGTACGGCAGAAATTTCCAGGCCGCTGGAAAAAATCAGGATTTCGGATATCGATGATGGTTTTTTGCGGCGTGTCTTAAAACCTTATCGAAGCCACACCTGCTATTTGAAGCGGTCCAGTTTTCATCAGCAAGATAACCTCGACGTGCGAGGCCTGGTCATGAACGGCGAATTCGCGATAGCAGAATCCTGCTATATCGATGATACCGGCCATTTCAACGCCGTTGAATACAATATCTGCTACAACCAGATTGCGTATGTTCATTTGGGCCATTGCATCGAAAACGGGTTTATTCCGGAGCTGTCGGATTACGATACCGAAGCGTTTTTCGAGAAACAGCTTTCGAATTTTCTGATCGCAAAACTGGAGTCGAGTTTCCAAACCCAACTGAATGCCAAGCATTTTTACGGTACTTTCGGAATCAGCTCCATCAAGAAAACTTCGAGATGCACGTTCATCAAGACATATTGCCATTTTTACGATGACGGAAACGGGAGATCCAAGGGCGAAGTGACGCTCGCGGTACTGGCGCCGTAA
- a CDS encoding non-ribosomal peptide synthetase gives MSSSSIVATLQLAHPADRKPILGAYVRELLANFLGMDKPEDITPNQSFIELGTDSVQAVEFKSRLESKLACSLRTTLLFDHPRLDLLVDYLVDDILPLSPPPPGNADAGSSSPAAVGTDPSSDARTQAIAIIGLAGLFPGADNAESLWNRAMAGECLWLDPPSSAPAYEYGRIRYCDPAEENATADSGDRQMRLLERLIRQVQDDYHITRNMLSANTTGVFIAAQAAAGSFACGGQPYTIPIANRISFQWDLKGPSEVVNTFCTSVYVALHRALQSIRAGECEQAIVGAVNLIDAEEFESAALHGLYDPLLSPRNRTSSFGEEADGFVRSEGAGIAVIRPLRDAVADGNRVLAIIRSSAVHHGGRGYSLEAPNVQGLKQAIAASIAQAGISTDAIDYVEAHGIGNTLADALELNAINDAYRQFSANPDKTWYVGSVKPSIGHPEVAAGMASLIKAVKALEHRAIPGIAGLGEINRELASDHALILRDRSAPWPNTAGPRRVALNSYAIGGVNAHIVLEEYCGQAAADGAAAIVRPAHAMSSAGTTMPAAGLNGDLRAALANLVAEVFGMELSDIDPSRSPVHYGFDSIQVVQFIKRLNERLGLNLRVAQAMGAKNFGEFFDMLARQAQGRDSVASDAPRTAASVPTAPQALSEIQKGLWYIQETFPESTGFNVPLMFRLSAPADPDCLRQALLAVLEEHPMLRCRFKKDLSGEDIVQTVAAAGDSLAMEHMTLPADQAIVPFLWRLLRHPFDLETGPAVRLYSLERPHEQVHYVFFVVHHIVIDGFSGILFANAFWDRYRVLSAGGKPAVRAPDTAFFDFLAWERAYLDSGRAEADLAWWKSRLAGLPASIALPYDTLPQPGLPDRGIGCECLTLNGGALAALKYLGSSLNQNLSALLLGVFTLLLHRLSGDEDIAVTMPVAGRPMQRHENSIGCYINLMIVRTRLGMDDTFLQLVKRIGANLAEGLDHADYPFARLMPELGLPLLNPNEVPFPVSFTYQNIFDGLPGNAERPGGAELCYDVYQETMDNYTLEVYDFRDSLSLHLKYKRNLFETATVRRHLGYLETLLAAIAEDPGKRIGDYDCLPEHEARLLLDGFNATAAEFPGQLCVHELFEARAAEVPGNTALIFAGRPMSYGELADRSRRLALHLQALGMGPDQRVAVCMDRSADMIVAVLGVLRAGAAYLPIDPNNGEDRIRYMLSDGGVGLMLTQSHLQPRLAETASACGCRTLAVDDPARADGGAGAELRREVGPQHTAYVIYTSGSTGRPKGVVIAHRSLVNLCRAMTTTYGITDADRILQFASLSFDMSVEEIFPYLAAGAGIVIREDADIEAEKFYRVVVANGVSILNLPPQFYGVIEALEPEQQQRIFGQLRLIAFGGEALPDTTLRAVQERGVRIFNAYGPTEYTVNAAIAELGAGRRPSIGKPIANTRLYVLGKHLELLPVGVAGELHIAGEGLALGYLNNPALTAEKFIDNPYAPGKLYKTGDIARWLDDGTIQYLGRSDDQLKIRGFRVEPGEIERVLAEQPGIRNAAVVAHRQQLVAYYVAEEPVEPAVLAAALRKRLPDYMMPSAFTRIDDIPVTANGKIDRKSLQAQALAVTGQAVYTEPRNELESRLASIWQEVLGVDRIGIDDNFFALGGHSLLAVQIILRANKQLGVSLSLRALFDAADIRHLAEAVSGSAEASAEDTLADFQEDRDQLIL, from the coding sequence ATGTCTTCCAGCTCGATTGTTGCCACGTTGCAGCTTGCCCATCCGGCCGACAGAAAGCCGATATTGGGCGCCTATGTCAGGGAGTTATTGGCCAATTTTCTCGGAATGGATAAGCCGGAAGACATAACGCCCAATCAAAGCTTTATCGAATTGGGTACCGATTCCGTACAAGCCGTGGAATTCAAGTCCAGGCTGGAATCGAAGCTGGCGTGCTCGCTGCGTACCACTTTGCTGTTTGACCACCCCAGGCTGGATTTGCTGGTCGATTATTTGGTCGACGACATACTGCCGTTGAGTCCGCCGCCCCCCGGCAATGCGGACGCCGGTTCATCCTCTCCCGCCGCCGTCGGTACCGATCCGTCTTCCGACGCGCGAACGCAAGCGATCGCCATCATCGGGCTGGCGGGCCTGTTTCCGGGGGCCGATAACGCGGAATCGTTATGGAACAGAGCCATGGCGGGCGAATGTCTGTGGCTGGATCCGCCCTCGTCGGCGCCGGCCTACGAATACGGCCGCATCCGGTACTGCGATCCGGCCGAGGAGAACGCAACAGCCGATTCCGGTGATCGCCAAATGCGGCTCCTGGAGCGGCTCATTCGGCAGGTGCAGGACGATTACCACATTACCCGGAACATGCTTTCGGCGAATACGACCGGCGTTTTCATCGCTGCTCAAGCGGCGGCGGGTAGTTTCGCATGCGGCGGCCAGCCCTATACGATCCCGATCGCCAACCGGATTTCGTTTCAATGGGACCTGAAAGGCCCAAGCGAGGTCGTCAATACCTTTTGCACCAGCGTCTACGTCGCGCTGCATCGGGCGCTGCAAAGCATCCGCGCCGGCGAATGCGAGCAGGCCATCGTGGGCGCCGTCAATCTGATAGACGCCGAAGAATTCGAGAGCGCGGCATTGCACGGCCTCTACGACCCGTTGCTCAGCCCGCGCAACCGGACCAGCAGTTTCGGCGAGGAAGCCGATGGTTTCGTCAGAAGCGAAGGCGCCGGGATTGCCGTCATCAGGCCGTTGCGGGATGCCGTGGCCGACGGCAATCGGGTGCTGGCGATCATCCGAAGCAGCGCGGTACATCACGGCGGTCGCGGTTATTCGCTGGAAGCCCCCAACGTGCAGGGGCTCAAGCAGGCGATAGCGGCCAGCATCGCGCAGGCGGGCATCAGCACGGATGCGATCGATTATGTGGAAGCCCACGGCATCGGCAACACACTGGCCGATGCCCTGGAGCTGAACGCGATCAACGATGCTTACCGGCAGTTCAGCGCGAACCCCGATAAGACCTGGTACGTCGGCAGCGTCAAGCCCAGCATCGGCCATCCCGAAGTCGCGGCCGGCATGGCCTCGCTGATCAAGGCGGTCAAGGCCCTGGAACATCGCGCGATACCGGGCATTGCCGGACTCGGCGAGATCAATCGCGAACTGGCGAGCGATCATGCCCTGATCCTGCGGGATCGCTCCGCACCCTGGCCAAATACCGCCGGCCCGCGCCGGGTCGCGCTCAACAGCTACGCGATAGGCGGCGTCAACGCGCACATCGTGCTGGAAGAGTATTGCGGACAGGCGGCAGCCGATGGGGCCGCGGCCATCGTCCGGCCCGCGCACGCTATGTCGAGCGCCGGCACTACGATGCCGGCGGCCGGTTTGAACGGGGATCTTCGGGCGGCGCTCGCGAACCTGGTCGCCGAAGTATTCGGCATGGAACTGTCGGACATCGATCCATCGCGCTCGCCCGTGCATTACGGTTTCGATTCGATCCAGGTGGTGCAATTCATCAAGCGGTTGAACGAACGGCTGGGTTTGAATCTCAGGGTTGCCCAGGCGATGGGCGCCAAGAACTTCGGCGAATTTTTCGACATGCTGGCCCGGCAGGCGCAGGGCAGGGACAGCGTGGCGTCCGATGCGCCGCGAACGGCGGCGAGCGTGCCGACGGCGCCGCAAGCTTTGTCGGAAATCCAGAAAGGCTTGTGGTACATCCAGGAAACTTTTCCCGAGTCCACCGGTTTCAACGTCCCGCTCATGTTCCGGCTCAGTGCCCCGGCCGACCCGGACTGCCTGCGCCAGGCGCTGCTCGCGGTACTGGAGGAGCATCCCATGCTGCGGTGCCGCTTCAAGAAGGACTTATCCGGAGAAGACATCGTTCAGACGGTTGCTGCGGCCGGCGATAGCCTTGCGATGGAGCACATGACGCTTCCCGCGGACCAGGCGATCGTACCGTTCTTGTGGCGACTGCTGCGGCACCCGTTTGATCTGGAAACCGGTCCGGCGGTTCGGCTGTATTCCTTGGAGCGCCCCCACGAGCAAGTTCACTATGTCTTCTTCGTCGTGCACCACATCGTCATCGACGGCTTTTCGGGAATCCTGTTCGCTAACGCGTTCTGGGACCGATATCGGGTTTTGTCGGCCGGCGGCAAACCGGCCGTTCGAGCGCCCGATACGGCCTTTTTCGACTTCCTTGCCTGGGAGCGGGCCTACCTCGACAGTGGGCGCGCCGAAGCCGATCTGGCGTGGTGGAAATCCCGTCTGGCCGGCCTGCCGGCAAGCATCGCCCTGCCATACGATACCCTGCCTCAACCGGGCTTGCCCGACCGCGGCATAGGCTGCGAATGCCTGACGTTGAACGGCGGAGCCCTGGCCGCGCTGAAATATCTCGGTTCGTCGCTGAATCAGAACCTGTCGGCCTTGTTGCTGGGCGTATTCACGCTTCTCCTGCATCGGCTGAGCGGGGACGAAGACATCGCGGTCACCATGCCGGTAGCCGGGAGGCCGATGCAGCGGCATGAGAACAGCATCGGCTGCTACATCAACCTGATGATCGTCCGAACCCGCCTCGGCATGGACGACACGTTTCTGCAACTGGTAAAACGGATCGGCGCAAATCTCGCCGAAGGACTGGACCACGCCGATTACCCGTTTGCCAGGTTGATGCCCGAACTGGGACTGCCGCTGCTCAACCCGAATGAAGTGCCGTTTCCGGTGTCGTTCACCTACCAGAACATCTTCGACGGCCTGCCGGGAAATGCGGAACGGCCGGGTGGCGCCGAGCTGTGCTACGACGTCTATCAGGAAACGATGGACAACTACACGCTGGAAGTCTACGACTTTCGCGATAGCCTGAGCCTGCACCTCAAATACAAGCGCAATTTGTTCGAGACCGCCACGGTCCGCCGCCATCTCGGCTATCTCGAAACGCTGTTGGCGGCTATCGCGGAAGATCCCGGCAAACGCATCGGCGACTACGACTGTTTGCCGGAGCATGAAGCGCGCCTGCTGCTGGACGGTTTCAACGCTACCGCCGCAGAGTTCCCGGGGCAGCTCTGCGTTCACGAACTGTTCGAAGCGCGCGCGGCGGAGGTTCCGGGCAACACGGCCTTGATCTTCGCCGGCCGGCCCATGTCCTACGGCGAATTGGCGGACCGCAGCCGGCGGCTGGCGCTCCATCTGCAGGCCCTGGGGATGGGACCCGATCAGCGGGTCGCGGTGTGCATGGATCGTTCGGCCGACATGATCGTCGCGGTTCTGGGCGTGCTGCGCGCCGGCGCCGCTTACCTGCCGATTGATCCGAACAACGGCGAGGATCGCATCCGCTACATGCTGAGCGACGGCGGTGTCGGCCTCATGCTGACCCAATCCCATCTGCAGCCGCGTCTGGCGGAAACGGCGTCGGCTTGCGGCTGCCGGACCCTGGCGGTGGACGATCCCGCCCGGGCCGACGGCGGGGCCGGCGCCGAGCTGCGCCGCGAGGTCGGTCCGCAGCACACGGCTTATGTCATCTACACGTCCGGCAGTACCGGGCGGCCGAAAGGCGTGGTGATCGCTCACCGGTCGCTGGTGAATCTTTGCCGCGCGATGACAACGACATACGGCATTACCGACGCCGATAGAATCTTGCAGTTCGCTTCGCTGAGCTTCGACATGTCGGTGGAGGAAATCTTTCCCTATTTGGCGGCCGGTGCCGGCATCGTGATCCGCGAAGACGCCGATATCGAAGCGGAGAAGTTTTATCGGGTCGTCGTCGCCAACGGAGTCTCGATACTCAATCTCCCGCCGCAGTTCTACGGCGTGATCGAAGCGCTGGAACCGGAGCAGCAACAGCGGATTTTCGGTCAGCTGCGGCTGATCGCATTCGGCGGCGAAGCCTTGCCGGATACGACGCTGCGCGCCGTGCAGGAACGCGGTGTCAGAATATTCAACGCGTACGGTCCGACCGAATACACCGTCAATGCCGCCATTGCCGAACTCGGGGCCGGCCGCCGTCCGAGCATCGGCAAGCCGATCGCCAACACCCGCCTGTACGTGCTGGGCAAACACCTCGAGCTGCTGCCGGTCGGTGTGGCCGGCGAACTTCATATCGCCGGCGAGGGGCTGGCGCTGGGCTATCTCAACAACCCGGCCTTGACCGCGGAAAAGTTCATCGACAATCCGTACGCCCCCGGAAAGCTGTACAAGACCGGCGATATCGCGCGCTGGCTGGATGACGGCACGATCCAATACCTCGGGAGAAGCGACGATCAGCTCAAGATCCGCGGGTTCCGGGTCGAGCCCGGCGAAATCGAACGGGTGCTGGCGGAACAGCCCGGGATCCGGAACGCGGCGGTCGTCGCGCACCGGCAGCAGTTGGTGGCCTACTACGTCGCCGAGGAACCAGTCGAGCCGGCGGTCCTGGCCGCGGCACTGCGCAAGCGATTGCCGGATTACATGATGCCGTCGGCCTTCACGCGCATCGACGACATTCCGGTGACCGCGAACGGGAAAATCGACCGGAAAAGCCTGCAGGCGCAAGCCCTCGCCGTCACCGGCCAGGCGGTCTATACCGAGCCCCGGAACGAGCTGGAGAGCCGCCTGGCGTCGATCTGGCAGGAGGTGCTGGGCGTCGACCGGATCGGCATAGACGACAACTTCTTCGCACTGGGCGGCCATTCGTTGCTGGCCGTGCAGATCATTCTGAGAGCGAATAAACAACTAGGCGTCAGCCTGAGCCTGCGCGCCTTGTTCGACGCCGCCGACATCAGGCATCTGGCGGAAGCCGTGTCCGGCTCCGCGGAGGCCTCCGCCGAGGACACCCTGGCCGATTTTCAGGAAGACCGGGATCAGTTGATCCTCTGA